The following are from one region of the Cloacibacterium sp. TD35 genome:
- a CDS encoding ABC transporter permease → MKQLFPFIRKEFYHVLRDRRVLLMLFALPIVQVLLFGFALSTEIKNTKVAIFDQDKSIISAQLVSKIHENQYFDIEKNLTFNKDFENAFKDGKTKLLLVIPSDFSENLTQEKKAKLQILIDGTDVNLGNQIANYFQNIVLDFYQNQQKETMQTFSVSPEIKMLYNPQLKGAPNFVPGVIALVLLIVCVMMTAIAIVKEKETGTMEILLVSPIKPQFIIISKAIPYFILAMGILGVILLLSYFLLDLPIKGSIILLFFVSTIFIITNLLIGILISIFSKTQQQAMLFSMMGTMLPTLMLSGFMFPIENMPIPLQVMSNIIPAKWYYIMIKNIMIKGTGLAVIWKSLLILIGMMMVLFTIAVKKFKIRLE, encoded by the coding sequence ATGAAACAGTTATTCCCTTTTATCCGAAAAGAATTTTATCACGTTTTGCGAGACAGACGTGTTTTGCTCATGCTTTTTGCTTTGCCTATTGTACAAGTTTTACTATTTGGGTTTGCACTTTCTACGGAGATTAAAAACACCAAAGTTGCTATTTTTGACCAAGATAAAAGCATCATCTCAGCACAATTGGTTTCTAAAATTCATGAAAATCAATATTTTGATATTGAAAAAAATCTGACTTTTAACAAAGACTTTGAAAACGCTTTTAAAGACGGAAAAACAAAGCTACTCCTCGTCATTCCTTCTGATTTCTCAGAAAATTTAACCCAAGAAAAAAAAGCAAAATTGCAGATTTTAATTGACGGGACAGATGTAAACCTTGGAAATCAAATCGCGAATTATTTTCAAAATATTGTACTCGATTTCTATCAAAATCAACAAAAAGAAACAATGCAAACGTTTTCTGTTTCTCCAGAAATAAAAATGCTTTATAATCCTCAACTGAAAGGAGCACCTAATTTCGTTCCCGGAGTTATAGCACTCGTTTTATTGATTGTTTGCGTGATGATGACCGCAATTGCCATCGTAAAAGAAAAAGAAACAGGAACTATGGAAATTCTATTGGTTTCGCCTATCAAACCCCAATTTATTATTATTTCTAAGGCAATTCCTTACTTTATTTTAGCGATGGGAATTCTTGGAGTGATTCTACTTTTAAGTTATTTTTTACTGGATTTACCCATAAAAGGAAGCATTATTTTGCTATTTTTTGTGAGCACTATTTTCATCATCACCAATTTACTTATCGGGATTTTAATTTCTATCTTTTCAAAAACTCAACAACAAGCTATGCTCTTTTCGATGATGGGGACTATGCTTCCTACACTCATGCTAAGCGGATTTATGTTTCCTATAGAAAATATGCCCATTCCATTACAAGTGATGTCTAATATTATACCTGCAAAATGGTATTATATAATGATTAAAAATATTATGATCAAAGGAACAGGACTCGCCGTAATCTGGAAATCTCTTTTGATTTTAATCGGAATGATGATGGTTCTTTTCACGATTGCTGTGAAAAAATTTAAAATAAGGTTAGAATGA
- a CDS encoding ABC transporter ATP-binding protein — protein MNKEIAIQAEQITKIFGDFTAVDHISFEVKKGEIFGFLGANGAGKTTAMRMFCGLSIPTSGKAMVAGFDVYKNAEQIKKNIGYMSQKFSLYENLSILENLEFFGGIYGLSMKEIKLKSKELIEKLGLEQEKNKMVSELPLGWKQKLAFSVAIFHQPEIVFLDEPTGGVDPITRRQFWDLIYDAAEQGITIFVTTHYMDEAEYCNRVSIMVDGKIAAIDSPENLKKSFQTKTMDEVFYQLARGAKRSAD, from the coding sequence ATGAATAAAGAAATCGCCATACAAGCTGAACAAATCACTAAAATCTTTGGAGATTTCACTGCGGTAGACCACATTTCCTTTGAAGTAAAAAAAGGAGAGATCTTCGGATTTCTAGGTGCAAATGGAGCTGGAAAAACCACTGCAATGCGTATGTTTTGTGGCCTCTCTATTCCTACTTCTGGTAAAGCGATGGTTGCTGGTTTTGATGTCTACAAAAACGCTGAACAAATCAAAAAAAACATAGGCTACATGAGTCAAAAGTTTTCTTTGTATGAGAATTTATCCATTTTAGAAAATTTGGAATTCTTCGGCGGAATCTATGGGTTAAGCATGAAGGAAATCAAACTAAAAAGCAAAGAACTTATTGAGAAATTAGGTTTAGAACAAGAAAAAAACAAGATGGTATCCGAACTTCCATTGGGTTGGAAACAAAAACTAGCATTTTCGGTCGCCATTTTTCATCAGCCAGAAATCGTTTTTCTAGACGAACCAACTGGTGGTGTAGACCCCATTACCAGAAGACAATTTTGGGACTTAATTTATGATGCTGCAGAACAAGGAATTACCATTTTTGTAACTACACACTATATGGACGAAGCCGAATATTGCAACCGAGTTTCCATCATGGTTGACGGAAAAATTGCGGCAATTGATTCTCCTGAAAATTTGAAAAAAAGTTTTCAAACAAAAACCATGGACGAAGTATTTTATCAATTAGCCAGAGGCGCAAAAAGAAGTGCTGATTAA
- a CDS encoding ABC transporter ATP-binding protein, with translation MIKVENISKSYGEKKQKILAVDNISFSVEDGEIFGLIGPDGSGKTSIFRMLTTLLHPDSGSAEIEGLDVVKDYKKIRQILGYMPGKFSLYQDLSVEENLEFFASVFNTSIQENYELIKDIYQQIEPFKDRKAGKLSGGMKQKLALSCALIHKPKVLFLDEPTTGVDPVSRKEFWEMLKRLKQQGITIVVATPYMDEATLCDRVALMQNGKILKIDTPQNICNSYPEDLYEVKTENIPALIKILKEYETTKNTYAFGEFVHVVIKKEKDFKKETLEKFLQEKRFNKIEINKIEATIEDSFILLLSNHE, from the coding sequence ATGATTAAAGTAGAAAACATATCAAAATCTTACGGCGAAAAAAAACAAAAAATTCTTGCGGTAGATAATATTTCCTTTTCGGTAGAAGATGGAGAAATTTTCGGATTGATTGGCCCAGATGGAAGTGGCAAAACCTCTATTTTCCGAATGCTAACTACTCTTCTACATCCAGATTCTGGTTCTGCAGAAATTGAAGGACTTGATGTGGTTAAAGACTACAAGAAAATCCGTCAGATTTTAGGGTATATGCCCGGAAAATTTTCTCTGTATCAAGATTTATCTGTAGAAGAAAATCTAGAATTTTTCGCAAGTGTTTTCAATACAAGCATACAAGAAAATTATGAATTAATAAAAGATATATATCAACAGATAGAACCATTTAAAGACCGAAAAGCAGGGAAACTTTCTGGCGGAATGAAACAAAAATTAGCTCTTTCTTGCGCTCTGATTCACAAACCAAAAGTACTATTTCTAGACGAACCCACTACTGGAGTAGATCCTGTTTCGAGAAAAGAATTTTGGGAGATGCTGAAACGCTTAAAACAACAAGGCATCACCATCGTGGTAGCAACACCTTACATGGATGAAGCCACACTCTGTGACAGAGTTGCTCTCATGCAAAACGGGAAAATTTTAAAAATTGACACTCCACAAAACATTTGCAATAGCTATCCTGAAGATTTATACGAAGTAAAAACCGAAAATATTCCTGCACTCATCAAAATTCTTAAAGAATACGAAACCACTAAAAATACATATGCCTTTGGCGAATTTGTACATGTGGTGATTAAAAAAGAAAAAGATTTTAAAAAGGAAACTCTTGAGAAATTTTTACAAGAAAAAAGATTTAACAAAATTGAAATCAATAAAATAGAAGCTACCATAGAAGATAGTTTTATTCTTTTACTCTCAAATCATGAATAA
- a CDS encoding HlyD family secretion protein, translated as MKKTLIFSAIVFTIFSCKRADQDYDASGTFEADEIIVTAEATGKILELNLNEGDALTANQNLGLIDGKGVELQKEQVLASINAIEQKTNDAAPQIAVLQSQLATQNSQITVLQEQLNNAVRERNRTANLVKSDAATRKQLDDLNGNVVVIQKQIATAKSQSEILKQQISSTLEQVKIQNRAILSEKNPTEKKVLQIDEQLKHNVISSPIKGIVLTKYMNKGEFATIGKPIYKIANLDEMTLRAYITGDQLAKVKVGQNVKVLVDAGDDNTKELTGKIYWISQKSEFTPKTIQTKDERANLVYATKIHVKNDGFLKIGMYGEVRIN; from the coding sequence ATGAAAAAAACATTAATATTTTCAGCAATTGTTTTCACAATTTTCTCTTGTAAAAGAGCAGACCAAGATTATGATGCTTCCGGAACTTTCGAAGCAGATGAAATCATCGTTACGGCGGAAGCTACAGGAAAAATTCTTGAACTCAATCTCAATGAAGGAGATGCATTAACAGCCAATCAAAACTTAGGTCTTATTGACGGAAAAGGCGTAGAATTACAAAAAGAACAGGTTTTGGCTTCTATCAATGCCATCGAACAAAAAACCAATGATGCTGCACCTCAAATTGCAGTTCTACAATCTCAGTTGGCTACACAAAATTCTCAAATTACTGTGCTTCAAGAGCAATTAAACAATGCAGTGAGAGAAAGAAACAGAACCGCCAATCTTGTAAAATCAGATGCTGCAACGCGCAAGCAATTAGATGATTTAAACGGAAATGTTGTGGTAATTCAAAAACAAATAGCAACGGCAAAATCACAATCAGAAATTTTAAAACAACAGATTTCTTCTACTCTAGAGCAAGTGAAAATTCAAAACAGAGCTATTTTAAGTGAGAAAAATCCTACCGAGAAGAAAGTTTTGCAAATAGATGAACAGCTAAAACATAATGTTATTTCTTCGCCCATTAAAGGAATTGTACTTACAAAATACATGAATAAAGGCGAGTTTGCCACTATCGGAAAACCCATTTATAAAATAGCGAATTTAGATGAAATGACACTGAGAGCTTACATTACAGGAGACCAATTGGCAAAAGTAAAAGTTGGTCAAAATGTTAAAGTGCTCGTAGATGCAGGTGATGACAACACCAAAGAACTTACTGGAAAAATCTACTGGATTTCACAAAAATCTGAATTCACTCCCAAAACCATTCAAACCAAAGATGAAAGAGCCAATCTAGTATACGCTACCAAAATACATGTTAAAAATGATGGCTTCCTAAAAATTGGAATGTACGGAGAAGTTAGAATTAATTAA
- a CDS encoding TolC family protein yields the protein MEKLKYIFLLFVGLVNAQETITLEQCYQWSRENYPLIKKQELIKKAEQYTTENALKGWLPQVNITAQATYQNDVTQFPVKLPNVNVDPLSKDQYKVFADVSQTIYDGGNIRNQKNLAKIQSEVQNIQTEVELDKLKERINQLYFGILQTNKQWTQLKFTKIDIKEGIKKAEAQLKNGVIFRSNLDVLKAELVKIEQKEIELQAIKQNFMQMLSYFIKKNIDENTQLETPEKILLTKNNNRSELKLFDAQKQLLETQRKIINTKNTPKLGAFFTGGYGKPGFNMLKNEFDLFYIGGIRLNIPISGFYTQKNDLALLENQSQEIEIQRENFLFNQNFIEIQQINDLEKIQNLIDKDTELIELRKNIKTASLAQLENGVINTNDYLREVTAEEQAILTKITHEIQYLLTQYNLKAQLNN from the coding sequence ATGGAAAAACTTAAATACATTTTCCTCCTATTCGTAGGGCTTGTCAATGCCCAAGAAACCATTACCCTTGAACAATGTTACCAATGGTCACGAGAAAATTATCCTTTAATCAAAAAACAAGAATTGATTAAAAAAGCAGAGCAATACACTACAGAAAACGCCCTAAAAGGCTGGCTTCCTCAAGTAAACATTACTGCGCAAGCTACTTACCAAAATGATGTTACTCAATTTCCCGTGAAATTGCCAAACGTGAATGTAGATCCTCTCAGCAAAGACCAATACAAAGTGTTTGCAGATGTTTCACAAACTATTTACGATGGTGGAAATATTAGAAATCAGAAAAATTTAGCCAAAATCCAGTCCGAAGTTCAAAACATACAAACTGAAGTGGAATTAGACAAACTGAAAGAGAGAATTAATCAACTCTATTTTGGGATTCTTCAAACCAATAAACAATGGACTCAACTGAAATTCACAAAAATTGACATCAAAGAAGGCATCAAAAAAGCAGAAGCACAATTGAAAAATGGGGTTATTTTTAGAAGTAATCTAGATGTTTTAAAAGCAGAATTGGTAAAAATTGAACAAAAAGAAATTGAACTTCAAGCCATAAAGCAAAATTTCATGCAAATGCTTTCTTACTTCATCAAAAAAAATATCGACGAAAACACTCAGCTTGAAACTCCTGAAAAAATTCTCTTAACGAAAAATAATAATCGCTCAGAACTAAAACTTTTTGATGCACAAAAACAACTTCTAGAAACGCAAAGAAAAATCATCAACACTAAAAACACTCCAAAACTAGGAGCTTTTTTCACAGGAGGATACGGAAAACCGGGTTTTAATATGCTGAAAAATGAGTTTGACCTCTTCTATATTGGTGGAATTAGACTTAATATCCCGATTTCTGGATTTTACACTCAGAAAAACGATTTGGCTTTGTTAGAAAATCAGTCACAAGAAATCGAAATCCAAAGAGAAAACTTCTTGTTTAATCAAAATTTTATTGAAATTCAACAAATAAATGACCTTGAAAAAATTCAAAATTTAATTGACAAAGACACTGAACTGATTGAACTAAGAAAAAACATCAAAACAGCAAGTCTTGCCCAATTAGAAAATGGCGTTATCAATACCAATGATTATCTGCGCGAAGTAACCGCCGAAGAACAAGCAATTCTCACAAAAATTACCCACGAAATTCAATATTTATTGACACAATATAATTTGAAAGCTCAATTGAATAATTAA
- a CDS encoding TetR/AcrR family transcriptional regulator, protein MKSEKQMNEQEQTTEEKILEAASEVFTEKGFAGTRTRDIAEKAGINLALLNYYFRSKEKLFEQVMKIKVVLLFGKIFPILSNEKTSLEEKIDLASEKYFEILSKNPNLPLFVISEIQKKNSNITKIIPVNKIFDNSIIIKQIKEKRPEINPLHYLVNFLAMSIFPFMAKPVFNAFELTNEEEYYQFIGERRKLVPMWMKQLLEIKTENL, encoded by the coding sequence ATGAAAAGTGAAAAACAGATGAATGAACAGGAGCAAACTACAGAAGAAAAAATTCTAGAAGCTGCTTCAGAAGTATTTACCGAAAAAGGATTTGCAGGAACCAGAACCAGAGATATTGCCGAAAAAGCAGGAATAAATCTGGCACTACTTAATTACTACTTCCGAAGTAAAGAAAAACTTTTTGAGCAAGTGATGAAGATAAAAGTAGTGCTGCTCTTCGGAAAAATTTTCCCTATTCTAAGCAACGAAAAAACATCATTAGAAGAAAAAATAGACTTAGCCTCCGAAAAATATTTCGAAATTTTATCGAAAAACCCTAACCTCCCTCTTTTTGTAATCAGTGAAATTCAGAAAAAAAACTCTAACATCACGAAGATTATTCCTGTAAATAAAATTTTTGATAACTCTATTATCATCAAACAAATCAAGGAAAAGAGACCAGAAATCAATCCATTGCATTATTTGGTAAACTTTTTGGCTATGAGCATTTTTCCTTTCATGGCAAAACCCGTTTTTAATGCTTTTGAACTCACCAATGAAGAAGAATACTACCAATTTATTGGTGAAAGAAGAAAACTCGTTCCTATGTGGATGAAACAACTTTTAGAAATAAAAACTGAAAATCTTTAA
- a CDS encoding MBL fold metallo-hydrolase, with protein sequence MTITFIILIAAIAIGTYLFMQGKQFGELPSGKRLERILKSPHYKNGKFQNLNPTPQLAEGTSMTQVFFNFFFSKVENATPKKKFNFTKTDLKNLNPNENIYVWMGHSSYFIQIDGKKILVDPVFSGSVSPLKITNKAFEGTDIYTSNDIPELDYLVITHDHWDHLDYETVTKIRSKVKQVITGLGTGTHLESWDYETTKIIELDWFEGSDLGNGFKINAEPARHFSGRGFKRDQAIWASFVLETPNSKIYIGGDSGYDTHFKKIGEKYRKLDLAILETGQYNNAWKYIHMLPGEQLQAMKDLNADRMIAVHNSKFKLALHSWYEPMEKLHELNTEKLRVITPKIGEKVFWQDDEKIYPKWWKEYK encoded by the coding sequence ATGACAATAACATTTATAATACTTATTGCAGCAATTGCAATAGGAACTTATCTTTTTATGCAAGGAAAACAATTCGGAGAATTACCTTCTGGAAAAAGATTAGAAAGAATTCTAAAATCCCCTCATTACAAAAACGGAAAATTTCAAAACCTGAATCCTACTCCACAATTGGCAGAAGGAACTTCAATGACTCAAGTATTTTTCAATTTTTTCTTTTCTAAAGTTGAAAATGCAACTCCCAAAAAGAAATTCAATTTCACAAAAACAGATTTAAAAAACTTGAACCCAAACGAAAACATCTATGTTTGGATGGGACATTCATCGTATTTTATTCAAATTGATGGGAAAAAAATATTAGTTGATCCCGTTTTCAGCGGTAGCGTTTCTCCTTTAAAAATTACCAATAAAGCATTTGAAGGAACAGATATTTACACCTCAAATGATATTCCTGAATTAGACTATTTGGTGATTACGCATGATCATTGGGACCATTTAGACTACGAAACGGTTACTAAAATTCGTTCAAAAGTAAAGCAAGTCATCACAGGATTAGGAACTGGCACGCATTTAGAATCTTGGGATTATGAAACAACCAAAATTATAGAATTAGACTGGTTTGAAGGTTCTGACTTAGGTAACGGATTTAAAATTAATGCAGAACCAGCCAGACATTTTTCTGGTAGAGGATTCAAAAGAGACCAAGCAATTTGGGCAAGTTTTGTTTTGGAAACACCAAATTCTAAAATTTACATTGGTGGAGATTCTGGTTATGACACTCATTTCAAAAAAATTGGTGAAAAGTATAGAAAATTAGATTTAGCAATTCTAGAAACCGGACAATATAACAATGCCTGGAAATACATCCACATGCTTCCTGGTGAGCAATTACAAGCAATGAAAGATTTAAATGCCGACAGAATGATTGCAGTTCATAATTCTAAATTCAAATTGGCGCTTCACTCTTGGTATGAACCTATGGAAAAACTTCATGAGCTCAATACCGAAAAATTGAGAGTAATCACTCCAAAAATTGGTGAAAAAGTTTTTTGGCAAGATGATGAAAAAATTTATCCTAAGTGGTGGAAAGAATATAAATAA
- a CDS encoding NADH-quinone oxidoreductase subunit N, with protein sequence MSVLVVLFLTAVLALFSGVYNQGKFARYIGILGLLVALCVSFSPELAFFNQYKSMFDFNENAALFTKISLVVTLLIFFLGGFAFNNHRSHQSELYSLMLFSLIGAVILFSFTNLVTLFLGIEILSIPLYVMAGSNKTDLRSNEASIKYFLMGAFATGFLLFGIALIYGSTGSFDVHVINTFSIANPKDLMFVMGIMLMLVAMAFKVSLAPFHMWSPDVYQGAPSLITSFMASVVKIAAFFAFFKVMNLAFAGSIKEWINILGVLVIITLLLANAMGLAQTNAKRMLAYSSISHAGYLGLIFFGANSLSVYNLAFYLFAYSLSTVGVFMTLIWVEKLKRETSFEAFKGLAKSEPLLAVVTAVSLLSMAGIPLTAGFVAKFNIFAQAMNGAAFLVLIAVIGSALSIAYYLKLIISMFFHTETSFKSSEKVSITYNITAVFIIVAILTIGIYPDLFKILFGL encoded by the coding sequence ATGAGTGTTTTAGTAGTTTTATTCCTTACGGCAGTATTAGCATTATTTTCTGGAGTTTATAATCAAGGAAAATTTGCAAGATATATCGGAATTTTGGGACTTTTGGTTGCACTTTGTGTAAGCTTCTCTCCTGAGTTAGCATTTTTTAATCAATACAAATCTATGTTTGATTTTAATGAAAATGCGGCTTTATTTACCAAAATTTCTTTAGTGGTTACATTGTTAATTTTCTTCTTGGGAGGTTTTGCATTTAACAATCACCGTAGTCACCAATCAGAATTATATTCGTTAATGTTATTTTCATTAATTGGAGCAGTAATTCTTTTCAGTTTTACAAATTTAGTAACGCTATTTTTAGGAATCGAAATCTTATCTATTCCGCTATATGTAATGGCTGGAAGTAACAAGACAGATTTACGCTCAAACGAAGCTTCAATTAAGTATTTCTTAATGGGAGCATTTGCTACAGGATTCCTTCTTTTTGGGATTGCACTAATTTATGGAAGCACTGGGAGTTTTGACGTTCATGTAATCAATACATTTAGCATAGCAAATCCTAAAGATTTAATGTTTGTAATGGGAATCATGTTAATGCTCGTAGCAATGGCATTTAAGGTTTCTCTAGCTCCTTTCCACATGTGGAGTCCAGATGTTTACCAAGGTGCTCCATCATTGATTACTTCATTCATGGCTTCTGTAGTAAAAATTGCTGCATTCTTTGCCTTCTTCAAGGTTATGAATCTTGCTTTTGCAGGAAGCATCAAAGAATGGATTAACATTCTAGGCGTTTTAGTAATCATCACGCTTTTATTAGCCAACGCAATGGGATTAGCACAGACCAATGCTAAGAGAATGCTTGCTTATTCTTCTATTTCACATGCAGGTTACTTAGGTTTAATTTTCTTTGGAGCAAACAGCTTATCTGTATATAATTTAGCATTTTATCTATTCGCATATTCACTATCTACAGTTGGAGTATTTATGACTTTAATTTGGGTAGAAAAACTGAAAAGAGAAACTTCGTTTGAAGCATTCAAAGGATTAGCAAAATCTGAACCTTTATTAGCTGTTGTAACTGCGGTTTCATTATTATCAATGGCAGGTATTCCATTAACAGCTGGGTTCGTAGCGAAATTTAACATTTTTGCACAAGCAATGAATGGAGCTGCTTTCTTAGTTTTAATTGCTGTAATTGGTTCTGCACTAAGTATCGCTTATTATTTAAAACTTATTATTTCAATGTTTTTTCATACAGAAACTTCATTCAAAAGTTCAGAAAAAGTAAGCATTACGTATAATATTACTGCGGTATTTATCATTGTAGCAATTCTTACGATTGGTATCTATCCAGACCTTTTCAAAATATTATTCGGACTTTAA
- a CDS encoding complex I subunit 4 family protein: MLEALLLLPLIGSGLVFAFRNSNSKYLAVGIAFVQMFLTFYMLSQFNNVPTVDSQLQFEIIKPWSSYIKSTLHFGVDGMSMLLLLLTNILVPLIILSSFNENEKYNNNFYALILLMQFGLVGVFTALDGLLFYVFWEVTLIPIWFIAGLWGDEEKRIKVTTKFFVYTFVGSLFMFIGLIYVYNHSASFELTDLYNANLNEVQQVVVFWLIFLAFAVKLPIFPLHNWQPDTYTFSPTQGTMLLSGIMLKMAIYGVLRYLLPIAPTALLGTSGQVVMILSILGVVYGALIAIVHHDIKKIIAFSSLSHVGLMVAGIFASAILTAQGNFTFEGAQGALVQTFAHGINVVGLFYCADILIKQFKTRDIRQMGGYAKAAPKFATLFMILLLGSMGVPLTNGFIGEFILLKSIFDYDKVVVIFAGLTIILAAVYLLRMYGKAMFGTGDERVVSTLKDISNVEFVVLASLAVVVILLGVFPSGVLEMVNSSLKFIYSSIKG, translated from the coding sequence ATGTTAGAAGCACTGTTACTTTTACCTTTAATTGGTTCAGGATTAGTTTTTGCGTTTAGAAACTCTAATAGCAAATATTTAGCAGTAGGAATTGCTTTCGTGCAGATGTTTTTAACATTCTACATGCTATCACAATTTAATAATGTACCTACGGTAGACTCTCAATTGCAATTTGAGATTATCAAACCGTGGTCATCATATATTAAAAGCACATTACACTTTGGTGTAGACGGAATGAGTATGCTTTTGTTATTATTAACAAACATCTTAGTTCCATTGATTATTCTTTCTTCTTTCAATGAAAACGAGAAATACAATAATAATTTCTATGCGTTAATCCTATTAATGCAGTTTGGTTTAGTAGGTGTTTTCACCGCTCTAGACGGATTATTGTTCTACGTTTTCTGGGAAGTAACTCTTATCCCAATTTGGTTCATCGCTGGACTTTGGGGAGACGAAGAAAAGAGAATTAAAGTTACCACCAAGTTTTTCGTATATACTTTTGTAGGTTCATTATTTATGTTCATTGGTTTGATTTATGTTTACAACCATTCTGCATCTTTTGAACTAACAGATTTATATAACGCTAACTTAAACGAAGTACAACAAGTAGTGGTTTTCTGGTTAATTTTCTTAGCTTTTGCTGTAAAATTACCGATTTTCCCACTTCACAATTGGCAACCAGACACTTACACCTTCTCTCCTACTCAAGGAACGATGTTGCTTTCTGGTATCATGCTTAAAATGGCTATTTATGGTGTTTTAAGATATTTATTACCAATTGCACCAACTGCTTTACTCGGAACTTCAGGGCAAGTAGTGATGATTCTTTCTATTCTAGGAGTGGTTTACGGAGCGCTTATCGCGATTGTACACCATGATATTAAGAAAATTATCGCTTTCTCATCGCTTTCTCACGTAGGATTAATGGTGGCAGGTATTTTTGCTTCTGCTATCCTTACGGCTCAAGGGAATTTCACTTTCGAAGGAGCCCAGGGAGCTTTAGTTCAAACTTTTGCACACGGTATTAACGTAGTAGGTTTATTCTACTGTGCTGATATTTTAATCAAACAATTTAAAACAAGAGACATCAGACAAATGGGAGGTTACGCTAAAGCAGCCCCTAAATTTGCTACGCTTTTCATGATTTTATTACTTGGTTCTATGGGAGTTCCATTAACGAATGGATTCATCGGCGAATTTATTTTATTAAAATCTATTTTTGATTATGACAAAGTGGTAGTCATTTTTGCAGGTCTTACTATTATTCTAGCAGCAGTTTATCTGCTCAGAATGTATGGAAAAGCCATGTTTGGAACCGGTGATGAAAGAGTGGTAAGTACCTTAAAAGACATTTCTAATGTAGAATTTGTAGTATTGGCAAGTTTAGCTGTAGTGGTAATCTTATTAGGAGTTTTCCCAAGCGGTGTTTTAGAAATGGTGAATAGTTCGTTGAAGTTTATCTACTCTTCTATTAAGGGTTAA